The following proteins are encoded in a genomic region of Sulfurimonas sp. HSL3-7:
- the metH gene encoding methionine synthase, whose translation MSVKEQILETIKKRPLIIDGAMGTQLQAKEDQISQDAWEGNEGCNELLNVTAPEVLESIFSAYLTAGADLITTNTFGAFPWVLDEYQIGERSYELSKAGAAIVRKMCDRFSTPEQPRYVLGSIGPGTKLPSLGHIHYDEMLAGYTVCAEGLIDGGVDVFLLETCQDPLQIKAALHACEAANKNRGTRIPVMVSVTIELAGTMLIGTDAQTIAAILEPFDILSLGFNCGTGPEQVLKHVKTLSEVWGKPISVHANAGLPQNRGGYSYYPMGPDEFADRQEAFLAYDGVSFLGGCCGTTPQHIRALTNRVGTITPKPASGSQPTALASLFGTTPLVQDPAPLLIGERSNATGSKAFRELLLAEDYEGTLSVAQQQVRAGAHAIDLSVGFAGRDETKDMNAVGALYAQKIPLPLMVDSTQVTGIETALKLIGGKPIINSVNLEDGIEKFDTICQLAKKYGTSLVCLTIDEVGMAKTAERKLEVAERIYELATQKHGLNPEDLVFDLLTFTVGSGDEEYRDAAVQTIDAIRELTRRHPEVGTTLGLSNISFGLDKDARPYLNTVFLNHCLDAGLSTVIINVKHIIPSNKISEEELEVCNNLLFDKKPNGEALFEFIDYFSKNVKASSEQVDEAYLAMSDEEKIAKLLMDGDKERMIPLVEEARHRIRPEVIVNEILIDAMKVVGELFGAGEMQLPFVLQSAETMKKTVDHLNPYLPKVDKTVDTTLVLGTVKGDVHDVGKNLVDIILSNNGYKVINLGIKVPLEDFIETLKTANAQAIGMSGLLVKSTQVMKENLDAMKAAGITTPILLGGAALTRSFIDDFCRPAYDGPIFYCKDAFDGVTAMSRIEAGNFDTDLHGEGKAKKAKKAKKEVIIPPFEELQMPDRDVRVPTPPFWGRRVISLTEAQLVMAFEWINHRMLFRQRWGYNGKGMTKEAMQKQVDDVLWPAFDRLKAQFLDEKLFEPTIIYGYWPVRSDDTTLLVFDESEGWNNPDEVNREPLEHVIGRAEQQFTFPRQGKEPHRALSDFFHSDRHDVLAMTCVSAGARLSEYERTLYDAGEFTEYYMVHGLGVELAEALAEIVHKQIRLDLNITENEGSKLSDVQMSKYQGARYSFGYAACPDLELNRPLFDLLKPEEFGIELSETFQIHPEQSTSALVVYHPEATYYNV comes from the coding sequence ATGTCAGTAAAAGAACAGATATTAGAAACAATTAAAAAACGTCCGCTGATCATCGATGGCGCAATGGGCACCCAGCTTCAGGCCAAAGAAGATCAGATCTCTCAAGACGCCTGGGAAGGGAACGAAGGGTGTAATGAACTGCTAAACGTTACAGCACCTGAAGTTTTGGAGAGCATTTTCAGCGCTTATCTGACGGCAGGCGCCGATCTCATCACGACCAACACCTTTGGGGCCTTTCCCTGGGTCCTCGACGAGTATCAGATCGGTGAACGCTCTTATGAACTTTCCAAAGCGGGGGCTGCTATTGTCCGCAAGATGTGCGATCGCTTCAGCACCCCCGAACAGCCGCGTTATGTTCTGGGTTCCATTGGCCCCGGTACAAAGCTCCCTTCACTCGGCCACATCCACTACGACGAGATGCTTGCAGGCTACACCGTCTGTGCCGAAGGGCTGATCGACGGCGGCGTTGACGTTTTTCTGCTCGAGACCTGCCAGGACCCGCTCCAGATCAAAGCGGCACTTCACGCCTGTGAAGCAGCTAACAAGAACCGCGGTACCCGTATACCTGTGATGGTCTCTGTCACCATCGAACTTGCCGGTACGATGCTTATCGGTACCGATGCCCAGACGATAGCCGCCATTTTGGAGCCTTTCGACATCCTCTCGCTCGGTTTTAACTGCGGGACCGGACCGGAACAGGTGCTCAAACATGTCAAGACCCTTTCCGAGGTGTGGGGCAAACCGATCTCGGTTCATGCCAATGCCGGACTGCCGCAAAACCGCGGCGGTTACAGCTACTATCCGATGGGGCCTGATGAGTTCGCCGACCGTCAGGAGGCTTTCTTGGCTTATGACGGCGTCTCATTTCTGGGCGGCTGCTGCGGAACAACGCCGCAGCACATCCGTGCCCTCACCAACCGTGTCGGCACCATCACGCCTAAACCGGCCTCCGGATCACAGCCTACCGCATTGGCTTCGCTCTTCGGCACGACACCGCTGGTGCAGGACCCGGCCCCGCTGCTTATCGGTGAACGCTCCAATGCGACCGGTTCCAAAGCCTTCAGGGAATTACTTTTGGCCGAGGATTACGAGGGTACCCTCAGCGTTGCCCAGCAGCAGGTCCGCGCAGGGGCGCATGCCATCGACCTCTCTGTCGGTTTTGCCGGCCGTGACGAGACCAAGGACATGAATGCCGTTGGCGCGCTTTACGCGCAGAAGATACCCCTGCCGCTAATGGTCGACTCGACGCAGGTGACGGGGATCGAAACGGCGCTGAAACTCATCGGCGGCAAACCCATAATCAACTCGGTCAACCTTGAAGACGGCATTGAAAAGTTTGACACCATCTGTCAGCTTGCCAAAAAATACGGGACATCACTTGTCTGTCTCACCATCGATGAAGTTGGGATGGCAAAGACGGCAGAGCGCAAACTCGAGGTCGCGGAGCGCATCTATGAACTGGCTACGCAGAAGCACGGGCTGAACCCCGAGGATCTTGTCTTCGACCTTTTGACCTTTACGGTCGGTTCGGGCGATGAAGAGTACCGTGATGCGGCTGTTCAGACCATCGATGCTATCCGCGAACTGACCCGCCGCCACCCCGAAGTCGGGACGACGCTCGGCCTCTCCAACATCTCTTTCGGTCTTGACAAGGATGCCCGCCCCTACCTGAACACAGTCTTTTTGAACCACTGTCTAGATGCGGGACTAAGTACCGTTATCATCAACGTCAAACACATCATTCCAAGCAACAAGATCAGCGAAGAGGAGCTGGAGGTCTGTAACAACCTTCTTTTTGACAAGAAACCAAACGGCGAAGCGCTCTTTGAGTTTATCGACTACTTCAGCAAAAATGTCAAAGCCAGCAGCGAACAAGTCGATGAAGCCTATCTTGCGATGAGCGACGAGGAGAAGATCGCCAAACTGCTGATGGACGGGGACAAAGAGCGTATGATCCCGCTGGTCGAAGAGGCACGCCACCGCATCAGACCCGAAGTGATCGTCAACGAGATACTGATCGATGCGATGAAAGTGGTCGGCGAGCTCTTCGGTGCCGGCGAGATGCAGCTGCCTTTCGTCCTGCAGAGCGCCGAGACGATGAAAAAAACCGTCGACCATCTCAACCCCTATCTGCCAAAAGTGGACAAAACGGTCGATACGACACTGGTACTGGGGACGGTCAAAGGCGATGTCCACGACGTCGGAAAGAACCTGGTTGACATCATTCTCTCCAACAACGGCTATAAGGTAATCAACCTCGGTATCAAGGTGCCGCTTGAGGATTTCATCGAGACGTTAAAAACGGCCAATGCCCAGGCTATCGGTATGAGCGGTCTTTTGGTCAAATCGACACAGGTGATGAAAGAGAATTTGGACGCCATGAAAGCAGCAGGCATCACCACCCCGATTCTGCTTGGCGGAGCAGCGCTGACACGCAGCTTTATCGACGATTTCTGCCGTCCGGCATATGACGGTCCTATCTTCTACTGCAAAGACGCCTTTGACGGTGTCACGGCAATGAGCCGCATTGAAGCGGGGAACTTTGACACCGATCTGCACGGCGAAGGCAAAGCGAAAAAAGCAAAGAAAGCGAAAAAAGAGGTGATTATTCCCCCTTTTGAAGAGCTCCAGATGCCAGATCGGGATGTACGTGTACCGACACCTCCTTTTTGGGGACGCCGAGTCATCTCCCTCACAGAAGCGCAGTTGGTGATGGCCTTCGAGTGGATCAACCACCGCATGCTCTTCAGACAGCGATGGGGCTATAACGGCAAAGGGATGACCAAAGAGGCGATGCAGAAACAGGTTGACGATGTACTCTGGCCGGCATTCGACCGTCTCAAAGCACAGTTTCTTGATGAAAAACTCTTCGAGCCGACTATCATCTACGGTTACTGGCCGGTACGTTCCGACGACACGACCCTGCTTGTCTTTGATGAATCCGAAGGGTGGAATAACCCGGATGAAGTCAACCGAGAACCGCTTGAGCATGTCATAGGACGGGCCGAGCAGCAGTTTACCTTCCCTCGACAGGGCAAAGAGCCGCACCGTGCGCTCTCCGATTTTTTCCACAGCGACCGTCATGACGTACTGGCTATGACCTGTGTCAGTGCCGGTGCCAGACTGAGCGAGTATGAACGTACCCTGTATGATGCCGGCGAGTTCACCGAGTACTACATGGTGCACGGTCTTGGAGTCGAACTGGCTGAAGCCCTGGCTGAGATCGTCCATAAACAGATACGACTCGACCTGAACATCACCGAAAACGAAGGTTCTAAACTTTCAGACGTACAGATGAGCAAGTACCAGGGCGCACGTTATTCATTCGGCTATGCCGCCTGTCCGGACCTTGAGCTGAACCGTCCCCTTTTCGATCTTTTGAAGCCGGAAGAGTTCGGAATAGAGTTATCGGAAACATTCCAGATCCACCCCGAACAGTCTACCTCGGCTCTGGTCGTCTACCACCCCGAAGCAACGTACTATAACGTCTGA
- a CDS encoding AMIN domain-containing protein: protein MRLLFLSLLLLPILLGARENPFVPAEVTPAEAATQHDTVPAPEKEKRAVPTIHPQRISNKKTVVNYAKARFVFRENSAYIETKDDIIKHFSIATPPSIVIDFRSPSDFPSKRKELDIRPFVKLEMGAHDDHYRVVLRLDRVHNYNIEKRKYGQLLRITD, encoded by the coding sequence ATGCGTCTACTTTTTTTATCTCTTTTGCTATTGCCGATTCTACTTGGAGCGCGGGAGAATCCTTTCGTCCCAGCCGAGGTCACACCGGCAGAGGCAGCCACTCAACACGATACGGTGCCAGCGCCAGAAAAAGAGAAGAGGGCAGTGCCAACGATCCATCCTCAGCGCATATCGAATAAGAAAACGGTGGTCAATTATGCCAAAGCGCGCTTTGTCTTCAGAGAGAACAGTGCTTACATAGAGACCAAAGACGACATCATCAAGCACTTTTCAATTGCAACGCCTCCAAGTATCGTCATCGACTTTAGATCCCCGTCAGACTTTCCCTCAAAACGAAAAGAACTCGACATCAGACCATTTGTGAAACTCGAAATGGGTGCACATGACGATCACTACCGGGTCGTATTGCGCTTGGATAGAGTACACAACTACAATATAGAAAAAAGAAAATACGGTCAGCTGCTTAGAATCACAGACTAG
- the eno gene encoding phosphopyruvate hydratase, translating into MIFIDNVSAMEVMDSRGNPTVKATVALSDGTVESAIVPSGASTGKREALELRDGGKRYMGKGVLQAVNNVNGEIADALIGLSPFNQAIVDATMKEIDGTENYSNLGANAVLGVSMAVARAAAKSLNMPLYRYLGGANAMVNPTPMLNIINGGSHADNSVDFQEYMIMPVGFEDFASALQASAEVYHNLKKVLKDTNHNTALGDEGGFAPDLSSNEEPIQVIIQAIEKAGYKAGEQIAIALDVAASELVVDGGYRLESENRTVSSEELVAYYEELCAKYPIVSIEDGLSEDDWDGWKILTEKLADKVQLVGDDLFVTNANILAEGISKGIANSILIKPNQIGSVSETMLTVRLAQRNGYKCVMSHRSGESEDAFIADFAVALNCGEIKTGSTARGERTAKYNRLLEIETEIAYGEYLGNALFK; encoded by the coding sequence ATGATTTTTATCGATAATGTAAGTGCAATGGAAGTAATGGATTCTCGCGGGAATCCGACAGTAAAGGCAACCGTAGCTTTAAGTGACGGTACAGTTGAGAGTGCGATCGTACCTTCGGGCGCTAGTACCGGTAAGCGCGAAGCGCTGGAGTTGCGTGACGGCGGCAAACGCTATATGGGCAAAGGGGTACTTCAGGCAGTCAACAATGTCAATGGTGAGATTGCAGATGCATTAATCGGCCTCAGCCCGTTTAACCAGGCGATCGTCGATGCGACGATGAAAGAGATTGACGGGACGGAGAACTACTCCAATCTTGGCGCTAATGCCGTGCTCGGTGTCTCTATGGCAGTTGCAAGAGCCGCGGCGAAAAGCTTGAACATGCCGCTTTACCGCTACCTAGGTGGTGCGAATGCTATGGTCAACCCTACTCCAATGCTTAACATTATCAACGGTGGTTCACACGCAGACAACTCGGTTGATTTTCAAGAATATATGATCATGCCGGTCGGTTTTGAAGATTTTGCTTCTGCGCTGCAAGCATCTGCCGAAGTCTATCACAACCTTAAAAAGGTCTTGAAAGACACCAACCATAATACCGCTCTTGGGGATGAAGGTGGTTTCGCTCCGGATCTAAGTTCGAATGAAGAGCCTATTCAAGTGATTATTCAGGCGATCGAAAAAGCGGGTTACAAAGCGGGTGAACAGATCGCGATCGCTCTCGATGTCGCAGCCAGTGAACTTGTTGTCGACGGCGGTTACCGTCTTGAGTCTGAAAACAGAACAGTCTCTTCTGAAGAGCTTGTTGCCTATTATGAAGAGCTGTGTGCAAAATACCCGATCGTCTCAATCGAAGACGGTCTGAGCGAAGATGACTGGGACGGTTGGAAGATCCTGACAGAGAAACTTGCTGATAAAGTGCAGCTGGTAGGCGACGATCTTTTTGTAACGAACGCCAATATCCTGGCTGAGGGCATTTCGAAAGGTATCGCGAACTCGATTCTGATCAAGCCGAACCAGATCGGCTCTGTGTCTGAAACGATGCTGACAGTCCGCCTGGCACAACGCAACGGCTATAAGTGTGTGATGAGCCACCGCTCTGGTGAGAGTGAAGATGCTTTCATCGCAGATTTCGCGGTAGCGCTTAACTGCGGCGAGATCAAAACAGGTTCAACAGCACGTGGTGAACGTACTGCAAAATATAACCGTCTCTTGGAGATAGAAACCGAGATCGCCTACGGTGAATATTTAGGTAATGCACTTTTCAAATAA
- the recA gene encoding recombinase RecA produces MDANKQKSLDLAMKQIDKAFGKGALMRLGDKEVEKIESISTGSLGLDLALGIGGVPKGRVIEIYGPESSGKTTLTLQITAECQKQGGVCAFIDAEHALDVNYAKNLGVDVDNLLVSQPDYGEQALDIVETIARSGAVDLIIIDSVAALTPKVEIEGEMNDQQVGVQARLMSKALRKLTAVLHKMNCTVIFINQIRMKIGMMGYGSPETTTGGNALKFYSSVRIDIRRIATLKQAEASIGNRTKAKIVKNKVAPPFKQAEFDIMFGEGISKEGELVDYGVKLDIIDKSGAWFSYGDKKLGQGREKVKEAFKEDPALAAEIEEKIKTAMGLSSVMDIEQSELEDVDI; encoded by the coding sequence ATGGACGCAAATAAACAAAAATCACTTGACCTTGCAATGAAGCAGATCGACAAAGCCTTTGGAAAAGGGGCGTTGATGCGCCTTGGTGACAAAGAGGTAGAGAAGATCGAATCGATCAGTACCGGTTCTTTGGGGCTTGATCTTGCTTTGGGCATAGGCGGTGTGCCGAAAGGCCGGGTGATTGAGATCTATGGTCCAGAGAGTTCGGGTAAAACGACATTGACCCTGCAGATCACGGCCGAGTGTCAGAAGCAGGGCGGTGTCTGTGCTTTTATTGATGCCGAACATGCACTTGATGTGAACTATGCCAAGAATCTGGGTGTAGATGTTGACAATCTTTTGGTCTCTCAACCAGATTATGGCGAGCAGGCGTTAGACATCGTAGAGACGATTGCACGTTCCGGTGCTGTCGATCTGATCATTATCGACTCGGTGGCGGCATTGACACCGAAAGTAGAGATAGAAGGCGAGATGAACGATCAGCAGGTGGGTGTCCAAGCACGTCTGATGTCAAAAGCCCTGCGCAAGCTGACGGCAGTCCTGCACAAGATGAACTGTACGGTTATCTTTATCAACCAGATCCGTATGAAGATCGGTATGATGGGGTATGGCTCACCTGAAACAACGACCGGCGGAAATGCGCTGAAATTCTATTCATCTGTCCGCATCGATATCCGCCGTATCGCAACACTTAAGCAGGCAGAAGCCTCTATCGGTAACCGTACAAAAGCAAAGATCGTTAAAAATAAAGTGGCGCCGCCTTTTAAACAAGCAGAATTTGATATTATGTTTGGTGAAGGCATCTCGAAAGAGGGCGAGCTTGTCGATTACGGTGTGAAACTGGACATCATTGACAAAAGCGGTGCATGGTTCTCGTACGGGGATAAAAAACTCGGACAGGGACGAGAAAAGGTCAAAGAGGCGTTCAAAGAAGATCCTGCGCTGGCAGCGGAGATAGAAGAAAAAATTAAAACAGCCATGGGGCTAAGCAGTGTCATGGACATTGAACAATCAGAATTGGAGGATGTAGATATATGA
- a CDS encoding MqnA/MqnD/SBP family protein has translation MKKMLIAHSPDADDIFMYYAIKFGWVTQEDVEFDNIPLDIETLNVEALKGTYDISAISFALYPHIRDDYALLRTAVSFGEGYGPKLIKRKDKTLKRNFKVALSGKYTTNAMLFRIAYPNARPVYMDFLEIEEAVRSGKVDAGVLIHESILTFGDELEVEREIWDIWQELAGTDLPLPLGGMAIRRSLPLTKAIAFEETLTEAVKVARERKEELCDRLVKEKLVRIEGATLDKYLELYANDDSVELSQLQLKAIDKLFELGFQHGFYDTLVKAEDYLIPREYSQLRHS, from the coding sequence TTGAAGAAAATGTTAATTGCCCACTCACCCGACGCCGACGACATCTTTATGTATTATGCGATCAAGTTCGGCTGGGTGACCCAGGAGGATGTCGAATTTGACAATATCCCCCTCGATATTGAGACCCTGAATGTTGAAGCGCTCAAAGGGACCTACGATATCTCCGCCATCAGTTTCGCCCTTTACCCGCATATCAGAGATGACTATGCCCTGCTTCGAACTGCTGTCAGCTTCGGCGAGGGTTACGGGCCAAAACTGATCAAACGTAAAGATAAAACGCTCAAACGCAATTTCAAAGTTGCCCTGAGCGGAAAATATACGACCAATGCGATGCTCTTTCGCATTGCCTACCCGAATGCACGCCCAGTCTACATGGACTTTTTGGAGATCGAAGAGGCCGTTCGCAGCGGCAAGGTCGATGCCGGAGTGCTGATCCACGAGAGCATCCTCACCTTCGGCGACGAACTCGAGGTCGAACGCGAAATCTGGGACATCTGGCAGGAACTTGCCGGTACCGATCTGCCGCTGCCGCTCGGCGGTATGGCGATACGCCGTTCTCTTCCGCTGACCAAGGCGATCGCTTTTGAAGAGACCCTGACCGAAGCCGTCAAAGTGGCCCGGGAAAGAAAAGAGGAGCTCTGCGACCGGCTGGTCAAAGAGAAGCTTGTCCGCATTGAAGGGGCGACCCTGGACAAGTATCTGGAACTCTATGCCAACGACGATTCGGTCGAGCTCAGTCAACTTCAACTCAAAGCGATCGACAAGCTGTTTGAACTGGGCTTCCAACACGGTTTCTACGACACCCTCGTCAAAGCCGAAGACTATCTGATCCCCCGCGAATACAGCCAGCTGCGCCACAGCTGA
- a CDS encoding UDP-N-acetylmuramate dehydrogenase produces MEPSKMVHNEKRASFKRIDFSKFSSIRVGPLADVYMIDSFDYPEDAYLIGSANNLLVGPQHPLLMKLSKAFDYIKIKDGKLCIGAATPGGKIVSFCRKHNIANFEFIAHLPGTLGGMLQMNAGLKEYEIFNHLHSIRFKEGYRLRDEIKYGYRKTDIDEVAFEGVFEIAEGFDISKIEMFRQMRSNQPHDPSAGSFFKNPPGDHAGRLIEAVGLKGHKIGNMAFSEMHANFMVNLGGGTFDEAIALMQLAQQKVYEHFGLWLENEVAIIDSRFMGDNDPSKPPRSGL; encoded by the coding sequence ATGGAACCCTCCAAAATGGTGCATAACGAAAAGAGAGCCTCTTTCAAGCGTATCGACTTTTCCAAATTCAGCTCTATCCGTGTCGGACCTCTTGCCGACGTCTATATGATCGACAGTTTCGATTACCCCGAAGATGCCTACCTCATAGGTTCCGCCAACAACCTGCTGGTCGGCCCCCAGCACCCGCTGTTGATGAAGCTTTCCAAAGCCTTTGACTACATCAAAATCAAAGACGGCAAACTCTGCATCGGCGCGGCCACCCCCGGAGGAAAGATCGTCTCATTCTGCAGGAAGCACAACATCGCCAATTTCGAGTTCATCGCCCACCTTCCAGGCACGCTTGGCGGAATGCTGCAGATGAATGCCGGGCTCAAAGAATATGAGATCTTCAACCACCTCCACAGCATCCGTTTCAAAGAGGGATACCGTCTGCGCGATGAGATCAAATACGGCTACAGAAAAACCGATATCGATGAAGTCGCTTTCGAAGGGGTCTTCGAAATAGCGGAGGGCTTTGACATATCAAAGATCGAGATGTTCAGACAAATGCGCTCCAACCAGCCCCACGATCCAAGTGCCGGCAGTTTCTTTAAAAACCCGCCGGGGGATCATGCCGGGCGCCTGATCGAAGCGGTCGGGCTCAAAGGGCATAAGATCGGCAACATGGCCTTCAGTGAGATGCATGCCAATTTTATGGTCAACCTCGGCGGCGGTACATTTGATGAGGCGATTGCGCTGATGCAGCTGGCCCAACAAAAGGTCTATGAACACTTCGGCCTCTGGCTTGAGAACGAGGTGGCCATCATCGACAGCCGCTTTATGGGCGACAACGATCCCTCGAAGCCTCCTAGAAGCGGACTGTAA
- a CDS encoding TIGR04219 family outer membrane beta-barrel protein, translating into MRHLFKILSMFLFVSLPAAAEFWRFDAAVGSWNSAARGTITETFNETLLLRDNIGSHKDKTAPYLYIVVRHPLPILPNLRLEYVDLKSSGTSVDVESLSTTFPFDTINTTVTGVESELLLQQYDAILFYNLLDRAFWLTLDLGADLKYVISRYTVDAAGYKEIELDEGSGSLIPMLYVRGRADLPLKGLGVEADGKFITDGSSTVYDIRLKADYTLDLFALFKPGLELGYRIERIKVVGNQSDIIAPIISGKTESDVTFSGLYGGVTVRF; encoded by the coding sequence ATGCGACATCTGTTCAAAATATTGTCTATGTTTCTGTTCGTCTCTCTACCGGCTGCGGCAGAGTTCTGGCGTTTTGATGCAGCTGTCGGTTCATGGAACAGTGCCGCCCGTGGGACGATTACGGAGACGTTTAATGAGACGCTGCTGCTCAGAGACAACATCGGCAGCCATAAAGACAAAACAGCACCCTATCTCTATATCGTTGTCCGGCACCCGTTGCCGATCCTCCCGAATCTACGTCTGGAGTATGTCGATCTGAAAAGCAGCGGCACCAGCGTCGATGTCGAAAGCCTCTCTACCACCTTCCCTTTCGACACAATAAATACGACTGTCACAGGGGTAGAGAGCGAACTCCTCCTGCAGCAGTACGATGCTATCCTTTTTTACAACCTGCTTGACAGGGCGTTCTGGCTGACGCTTGATCTGGGTGCGGATCTGAAATACGTGATATCCCGATACACGGTCGATGCTGCGGGCTACAAAGAGATCGAGCTGGACGAGGGTTCGGGCTCTTTGATCCCGATGCTCTATGTGAGAGGGCGTGCCGATCTTCCGCTAAAAGGTCTAGGTGTGGAGGCGGACGGGAAATTCATTACGGACGGCAGCTCAACCGTGTATGATATCCGTCTCAAAGCGGATTACACGCTGGACCTCTTTGCGCTTTTTAAACCCGGTCTGGAGCTGGGCTACCGCATCGAGCGGATCAAGGTCGTGGGGAATCAGAGCGATATCATCGCCCCGATCATCTCGGGCAAGACGGAGAGCGACGTGACCTTCTCCGGTCTCTACGGCGGCGTTACAGTCCGCTTCTAG
- a CDS encoding TIGR04219 family outer membrane beta-barrel protein gives MKKLLSIAATSALLATAANADFMRVEGAVGAWQTSPEGTIKYAGNSSFDVVDNAGFDASTNMYVWVYLKHPVPILPNLRLEYADTGFDGKVTDLTWDGENYANVNNTLSLKQYDAVLYYNILDNTFWSTIDLGLDVKFIDGNYNLKESSATAIAVDEDFDIVMPMAYLRGRVQIPVTNIGIEAIARGVSYSDNTVVDAQIKLDYTMDFIPVVQPGLEIGYRYQQIKLDAGSIGMDADLDTTFSGVYGGLMVRF, from the coding sequence ATGAAGAAACTACTCTCGATCGCAGCGACATCAGCGCTGCTGGCAACGGCTGCAAACGCAGATTTTATGCGTGTTGAAGGTGCCGTCGGTGCCTGGCAGACATCACCTGAAGGTACGATCAAATATGCTGGAAACTCATCGTTTGATGTTGTCGACAATGCCGGTTTTGATGCATCGACAAACATGTACGTGTGGGTCTATCTGAAACATCCGGTTCCGATTCTGCCGAACCTGCGTCTGGAATATGCCGATACTGGTTTTGACGGAAAAGTGACAGACTTGACCTGGGATGGTGAAAATTATGCCAATGTTAATAACACGCTCTCTCTGAAGCAGTATGACGCTGTCCTTTACTACAACATCCTGGACAACACCTTCTGGTCGACGATCGATCTCGGTCTGGATGTGAAGTTTATTGACGGAAATTACAATCTAAAAGAGAGTTCGGCGACAGCAATAGCTGTAGACGAAGACTTTGACATCGTGATGCCGATGGCCTACCTGCGTGGACGCGTGCAGATCCCGGTGACCAACATCGGTATCGAAGCGATCGCAAGAGGGGTATCTTACAGTGACAATACGGTGGTCGATGCTCAGATCAAGCTCGACTATACGATGGACTTCATTCCGGTGGTTCAGCCTGGCCTGGAGATAGGTTACCGCTACCAGCAGATTAAACTGGATGCGGGAAGTATCGGTATGGACGCGGATCTTGACACGACATTCTCGGGTGTCTACGGCGGTCTGATGGTGCGTTTTTAA
- the tpx gene encoding thiol peroxidase: protein MATTMLKGNTVNLAGNEVNVGDKAPEVTVVNSEGLADVKVGGAQGVKQLIIVVPSLDTAVCATETRNFNKRASELEGVKTTVVSMDLPFASGRFCSAEGIDNLTVASDFRNKDFANAYGVLIADGALAGVTCRAIFAIDENGVVTYKEIVPEITAEPDYDSALNAVK from the coding sequence ATGGCAACTACAATGTTAAAAGGTAATACAGTTAACCTAGCTGGAAATGAAGTAAATGTTGGTGATAAAGCACCAGAAGTAACAGTAGTAAACTCTGAAGGTCTTGCTGACGTAAAAGTCGGTGGTGCTCAAGGTGTTAAACAACTTATCATCGTTGTTCCTTCACTCGACACTGCAGTATGTGCTACTGAGACACGTAACTTCAACAAACGTGCATCTGAGCTTGAAGGTGTAAAAACAACTGTTGTTTCTATGGACCTTCCATTTGCTTCAGGCCGTTTTTGTTCAGCTGAAGGTATTGACAACCTAACTGTTGCTTCTGACTTCCGTAACAAAGATTTCGCGAACGCTTACGGTGTTCTTATCGCTGACGGTGCACTTGCGGGTGTAACTTGCCGTGCGATCTTCGCTATCGATGAAAACGGTGTTGTAACATACAAAGAGATCGTTCCAGAAATCACTGCAGAGCCTGACTACGATTCTGCACTTAACGCTGTAAAATAA